The Helianthus annuus cultivar XRQ/B chromosome 16, HanXRQr2.0-SUNRISE, whole genome shotgun sequence genome includes a window with the following:
- the LOC110944376 gene encoding uncharacterized protein LOC110944376 has product MIDQPLQKVLRRPELSGRLAKWAVELGEHSLEFKARTAMKGPILADFLAEVPEDEEKKLLRWETFEKEEKEKEDEAVWKLLTDGASSEEGSGVCITLINPEGVELTYAIRLDFENTNNNAEYEAFLAGMRLAKKMKAKHVEASTDSQLVVKQYQGEYEAKDNIMAQYLAKVKETTETFQTFKLEYIPRGRNRKSDALSKLASVAFDHLAREVKVEVLTSTSIGTEEVAAIENAQETWMTPIAKFLRDGTLPEGDLAARKVRVKALQYELVDGELYRRSYLGPSLKCIDIEEAKYVIREIHEGICEMHSGPRTVVAKAMNAGFYWPRMYETTSEEIKRCDNFQIHAPMTHRHKHPMIPVSTSCPFQKWAIDMIGPFPEGPGGVKYGVPRELVSDNGVQFAGNPSSRGASRCTYTKCSPPSPMPKAMGWTTPKDCNGETPFSLTYGTEAVIPAEIGSPTAKMKLREAENEEDLRMNLNLLEERREVAAVREAKFKNDLKVTTMPR; this is encoded by the exons ATGATAGATCAACCCTTACAAAAAGTGCTAAGGAGGCCGGAGTTGTCGGGACGACTGGCTAAATGGGCAGTCGAATTAGGAGAACACTCCTTGGAATTCAAAGCCAGAACTGCTATGAAGGGACCAATACTGGCTGACTTCTTGGCAGAGGTCcctgaagatgaagaaaaaaaaCTTTTAAGATGGGAAACTTTCGAAAAggaagagaaagaaaaggaagacgaGGCCGTATGGAAGTTGCTTACAGACGGGGCCTCCAGCGAAGAAGGCAGCGGAGTGTGCATTACACTAATCAACCCTGAGGGGGTTGAGTTAACCTACGCCATCAGGCTGGACTTCGAGAATACCAATAATAACGCAGAGTACGAAGCCTTTTTAGCAGGGATGAGGCTAGCCAAGAAGATGAAGGCAAAGCATGTAGAAGCTAGTACTGACTCGCAGTTGGTGGTCAAGCAATACCAGGGGGAATATGAGGCTAAAGACAACATAATGGCTCAGTATTTGGCAAAGGTAAAAGAAACAACCGAGACTTTCCAGACCTTCAAGTTAGAGTACATCCCCCGCGGGAGAAACAGAAAATCTGATGCCCTCAGCAAGCTGGCCTCTGTGGCATTCGACCACCTAGCAAGAGAGGTCAAAGTGGAAGTACTGACCTCCACTTCAATCGGCACAGAAGAGGTAGCTGCAATTGAAAACGCACAAGAaacatggatgacaccaattGCAAAATTCCTCAGAGACGGAACGTTACCTGAGGGAGACTTGGCAGCCAGGAAGGTAAGAGTCAAAGCCTTACAGTATGAGCTGGTTGATGGAGAACTTTACCGAAGATCATACCTGGGCCCATCCTTGAAGTGCATTGACATTGAAGAAGCTAAATATGTGATCAGAGAAATACATGAGGGGATTTGTGAAATGCATTCGGGGCCAAGGACGGTAGTAGCAAAGGCAATGAATGCAGGATTCTATTGGCCTCGAATGTACGAAACAACATCCGAGGAGATTAAGAGATGTGACAATTTCCAGATCCATGCACCAATGACTCATCGCCACAAGCACCCCATGATACCCGTCTCAACGTCTTGTCCCTTCCAGAAATGGGCCATCGACATGATCGGGCCATTCCCAGAGGGCCCAGGAGGGGTTAA GTACGGGGTCCCAAGGGAACTGGTGAGTGATAACGGTGTCCAATTTGCTGGAAACCCTTCAAGCCGTGGTGCGAGCAGATGCACATACACCAAGTGTTCACCTCCGTCACCTATGCCCAAAGCAATGGGCTG GACCACACCTAAGGATTGCAATGGGGAAACCCCCTTCAGCTTAACTTACGGGACGGAAGCAGTCATCCCGGCTGAGATAGGGTCCCCAACCGCCAAGATGAAGCTTAGGGAGGCAGAAAATGAAGAAGATCTCCGGATGAACCTGAATTTGCTCGAAGAGAGGAGAGAAGTTGCAGCAGTCAGAGAAGCCAAGTTCAAAAACGACTTGAAAGTTACTACAATGCCAAGATGA